A section of the Solitalea canadensis DSM 3403 genome encodes:
- the aroA gene encoding 3-phosphoshikimate 1-carboxyvinyltransferase has protein sequence MNIQIKASTKNINGEIILPGSKSESNRALIMRALCKQPFEIKNLSVADDTVTLDHLLSTQILSSSHNKATIDVGPAGTAMRFLTAFLAVTPGEWLLTGTARMLERPIKLLVDALQELGADIEFAGNEGFPPLKIRGKDLKLTNEIAIDGSVSSQYISALLMIAPTLPQGLILNLTGVVASRPYIEMTLAMMAELGIEHTWSENTIIIEKQDYTSNDLFIEPDWSGSSYWYSLAALSDKADIKLTGLKTNSLQGDSVISGMMENFGVKTDFLKDGIRLSKVSSTVTINFIDFEHCPDIAQTLAVICAGLNHNCTFTGLESLKIKETDRVAALQNELGKFGVTIKQDGLNYQLDCSGSTIGKSDDAEPVFINTYHDHRMAMAFAPLTLKVDQLEIEDPKVTGKSYPHFWDDLDKVGIHQI, from the coding sequence ATGAACATTCAAATTAAAGCTTCAACCAAAAACATAAATGGTGAAATAATTCTTCCGGGATCAAAAAGCGAAAGTAACAGGGCTTTAATTATGAGGGCATTGTGTAAACAACCTTTCGAAATAAAAAATCTTTCGGTTGCCGACGACACTGTTACATTAGATCACCTTCTTTCCACACAAATACTTTCTTCTTCTCACAATAAAGCAACAATAGATGTAGGGCCAGCCGGAACCGCTATGCGTTTTCTTACTGCATTTTTAGCGGTAACTCCGGGTGAGTGGTTATTAACAGGAACTGCTCGCATGTTAGAGCGCCCAATTAAACTTTTAGTTGATGCGCTGCAAGAGCTCGGAGCTGATATTGAATTTGCTGGTAACGAAGGCTTCCCTCCTTTGAAAATTAGAGGTAAAGACTTAAAGCTGACGAATGAAATTGCTATTGATGGAAGTGTAAGTAGTCAGTACATTTCAGCATTATTGATGATTGCTCCTACCCTGCCTCAGGGTTTGATCCTGAATTTGACTGGTGTTGTTGCTTCAAGGCCTTATATTGAAATGACGCTGGCTATGATGGCTGAATTAGGCATTGAGCATACTTGGTCGGAAAACACAATCATTATAGAAAAACAGGATTACACATCGAATGATCTGTTCATTGAACCAGATTGGAGCGGCTCGTCATATTGGTATTCATTAGCGGCATTATCTGATAAAGCGGATATCAAACTTACCGGGCTAAAAACAAATAGTCTGCAAGGAGATAGTGTAATTTCGGGAATGATGGAAAACTTTGGTGTAAAAACTGATTTCCTAAAAGATGGAATTCGCCTGTCAAAAGTATCTTCCACCGTAACTATTAATTTCATTGATTTTGAGCACTGTCCGGATATTGCACAGACTTTAGCTGTAATTTGTGCAGGGTTAAACCATAATTGTACATTTACAGGACTTGAAAGCTTAAAAATTAAAGAAACCGACCGTGTTGCTGCTTTACAAAACGAATTGGGAAAATTTGGAGTGACGATAAAGCAAGATGGCCTGAATTATCAGTTGGATTGCTCAGGTAGTACAATTGGCAAATCCGACGATGCAGAACCAGTATTTATTAATACTTATCATGATCATCGGATGGCAATGGCCTTTGCTCCTTTAACGTTAAAAGTTGATCAACTTGAAATTGAAGATCCTAAAGTAACGGGTAAATCGTATCCTCATTTTTGGGATGATTTAGATAAAGTAGGAATTCATCAGATTTGA
- the aroC gene encoding chorismate synthase, whose translation MAGNTFGEAFRITTFGESHGKAIGVIIDGCPAGLEIDLEFVQSELDRRKPGQSKITTQRKESDIAQLLSGVFEGQSTGTPITFLIPNEDQRSKDYDHNVGPFRPSHADYTYQAKYGIRDHRGGGRSSARETAARVAAGAVAKLFLKQTAGIEITAYVSAVGTMKVEKPYTELDLSTTENNILRCADPEKAEEMIAYIDSVRKAGDTVGGIITCIAKKVPVGLGEPVFDKLHADLGKAMLCINAVHGFEYGSGFEGATMLGSQHNDLFETDFSTRTNNSGGVQGGISNGQDIYFRVAFKPVATIMQGQETVDKEGNKVELHGKGRHDPCVVPRAVPIVESMAALVLADHFLRNKNAKI comes from the coding sequence ATGGCTGGAAATACTTTTGGAGAAGCATTCAGAATAACGACTTTCGGCGAGTCGCATGGCAAAGCTATAGGAGTTATCATTGATGGTTGTCCTGCAGGTTTGGAAATTGACCTTGAGTTTGTTCAATCTGAATTAGATCGGCGTAAACCCGGACAATCAAAAATAACTACCCAGCGTAAAGAATCGGATATCGCACAGTTATTGTCTGGAGTTTTTGAAGGACAATCGACAGGCACTCCGATCACTTTTTTAATTCCGAATGAAGATCAACGTTCAAAAGACTACGATCATAATGTAGGCCCATTTCGACCTTCACATGCCGATTATACCTATCAGGCAAAATATGGCATCAGAGATCACCGTGGTGGGGGGCGTTCATCGGCGCGTGAAACTGCAGCCAGAGTAGCTGCCGGAGCTGTTGCTAAATTATTTCTGAAACAGACAGCTGGCATTGAGATAACTGCTTATGTAAGTGCAGTCGGTACTATGAAAGTTGAAAAACCTTACACTGAGCTGGATCTTTCAACTACCGAAAACAATATTTTGCGCTGTGCTGATCCTGAAAAGGCAGAAGAAATGATCGCTTATATTGACAGTGTAAGAAAGGCAGGTGATACCGTTGGTGGTATTATTACCTGTATCGCCAAAAAAGTTCCGGTTGGGTTAGGCGAACCTGTTTTTGATAAACTGCACGCCGACTTAGGAAAAGCCATGTTATGCATTAATGCTGTACATGGTTTTGAATATGGATCAGGATTTGAAGGAGCTACCATGCTAGGTTCTCAGCATAACGATCTTTTTGAAACCGACTTCTCCACCCGGACCAACAACTCAGGAGGTGTTCAGGGAGGAATTTCAAATGGTCAGGATATTTACTTCAGAGTAGCATTTAAACCTGTTGCAACCATTATGCAAGGACAGGAAACAGTAGATAAAGAGGGGAATAAAGTAGAACTGCATGGAAAAGGTCGACATGACCCTTGTGTAGTTCCGCGTGCCGTTCCTATTGTTGAATCAATGGCGGCACTTGTTTTAGCTGATCATTTCCTTCGAAATAAAAATGCAAAGATTTAG
- a CDS encoding porin family protein has protein sequence MKKLYFLIICLLTAGTSMAQKAQFGLKLGANFANQHATYQNLSANGSTLTSIYLGGFVNTGIGGNFSFQPEFLISSQGTQTNYNGNTIKFNTVNINIPLMIKVNATEGLNFEAGPQLGFLVSAKARNKGNSIDIADGYNTVDLGINAGVEYVFPSGFLLGLRYSHGITDILKDDEATTTNRVILLGIGYRF, from the coding sequence ATGAAGAAACTCTACTTTTTAATTATCTGCCTATTAACTGCAGGAACTTCAATGGCACAGAAGGCTCAGTTTGGTTTAAAATTGGGTGCGAACTTCGCGAACCAACATGCAACCTATCAAAATTTAAGTGCGAATGGATCTACACTCACCAGCATTTACCTAGGTGGGTTTGTAAATACAGGGATTGGAGGAAACTTTTCCTTTCAACCAGAATTCTTGATTTCATCACAAGGAACACAAACGAATTACAACGGTAACACAATTAAGTTTAATACAGTGAATATTAACATTCCGTTGATGATTAAAGTAAACGCAACAGAAGGCCTTAATTTTGAAGCAGGACCACAGTTAGGTTTTTTAGTTAGTGCGAAAGCAAGAAATAAAGGAAACTCCATTGACATTGCAGATGGTTACAATACTGTTGATTTGGGTATAAATGCTGGAGTTGAGTATGTATTCCCTAGCGGTTTCCTTTTAGGCCTCCGTTATTCACACGGTATCACGGATATTCTTAAAGACGATGAAGCTACAACGACTAACAGAGTTATTTTATTAGGAATTGGTTATAGATTCTAA
- a CDS encoding porin family protein — MKKFYVLIASVMIAGAAMAQSPVKFGLKAGGNFANINTSVSGFGSSVSQSASSVTSFYVGGLATIPLGTKLSFQPELLLSSQGAKGESFDLDGNSYEGKSSTLYLNLPLMVRYNIVAGLHGELGPQVGFLLSAKDKFQGESFDSKDGYKSLDFGVNVGAEYQFPMGLFLNARYNWGLSNIAKGMEEAEDFGVSAKVTNRVLSLGLGFRF, encoded by the coding sequence ATGAAAAAATTCTACGTATTAATTGCTTCTGTAATGATTGCAGGTGCAGCTATGGCTCAATCACCAGTAAAATTTGGTTTAAAAGCTGGTGGTAACTTTGCTAACATCAACACATCAGTAAGTGGATTTGGTTCTTCAGTTTCACAAAGTGCAAGCTCTGTAACAAGTTTCTATGTAGGTGGTTTAGCAACTATTCCACTGGGTACAAAACTTTCTTTCCAACCTGAGTTATTATTATCATCTCAAGGAGCAAAAGGAGAATCTTTTGACCTTGACGGCAATAGCTATGAAGGAAAATCAAGTACATTGTATTTAAATTTACCATTAATGGTTAGATATAATATTGTAGCTGGCTTACATGGAGAATTAGGTCCTCAAGTTGGTTTTTTATTAAGTGCTAAAGATAAATTTCAAGGAGAATCTTTTGATAGCAAAGATGGCTACAAAAGCTTAGACTTTGGCGTAAATGTTGGCGCTGAATATCAATTCCCTATGGGCTTATTTTTAAATGCACGTTATAACTGGGGATTATCAAACATTGCTAAAGGTATGGAAGAAGCAGAAGACTTCGGTGTTAGTGCAAAAGTAACTAACCGCGTATTATCTTTAGGTTTAGGTTTCAGATTCTAA
- a CDS encoding patatin-like phospholipase domain-containing protein, with the protein MDDQKTFHLGLCMAGAVSAGAYTAGVMDYLIETLERWEKAKQSGDPSIPTHTIIIDIIGGASAGGMTSIIAAAAMQTQINHIQPTNRDDEIYKKSNKFYDSWVNLAADDMLPLMLSNSDIEKNGSVISLFNSEFIDDIADKAVTVSTDTPYLRPYISPDADLLVTLTNLQGIPYSLGFLSSSNPLNLYKTASHRDFGHFALSGNPYKNDGRIPLSFIQKINIDIAKACAKATGAFPVGLAAREIVRDKQQVFDNPFINLINTIEKNYNQNEAPVNSSVLKDKSYLSELLTHLQNEDKYTTLNVDGGLMNNEPFEIIRDVLLRKTGENKPDNNDYDKCRSSILMIDPFPCEPPATDFNNSSGLTNIVTKTFGAMRGQLLFKPEDIEKALDPKNISRFLIVPERNEDGQNIAGSMAIACGSFGGFGGFFDKSFRVHDYFLGRRNCQYFLQEWFTIPADTTNPIFTQNYSPTAIERFKAKNGHLPIIPDTNRKIDGTEEKPLYWPKIEESKVRSWEKLFKERLKEVLFKLADLRNLDKFLLKVGYGILIGRKLTDAIMKMIINDLRNHNLIK; encoded by the coding sequence ATGGATGATCAAAAAACCTTTCACCTGGGCCTGTGCATGGCAGGGGCGGTTTCTGCAGGTGCGTATACAGCCGGAGTAATGGATTATTTAATCGAAACGCTTGAACGTTGGGAGAAAGCCAAGCAGTCTGGAGACCCTTCAATTCCTACTCATACTATTATTATTGATATTATTGGAGGAGCATCAGCCGGAGGAATGACATCCATCATTGCAGCTGCCGCTATGCAAACACAGATTAATCATATTCAACCAACCAATAGGGATGATGAGATTTATAAAAAGAGTAATAAATTTTATGACTCTTGGGTTAATCTGGCTGCTGACGATATGCTTCCGTTAATGTTGAGTAATAGTGATATTGAAAAAAATGGAAGTGTTATATCCTTATTCAACTCTGAGTTTATTGATGACATAGCCGATAAGGCTGTAACAGTTTCAACGGACACACCTTACCTTCGCCCCTATATTTCCCCTGACGCTGATCTTTTAGTCACATTAACCAACTTACAGGGCATTCCATATTCCTTGGGATTTCTATCGTCCAGCAACCCATTGAACTTATATAAAACTGCCTCTCACCGGGACTTTGGTCATTTTGCTCTTTCCGGAAATCCTTATAAAAATGACGGACGCATCCCCCTTTCTTTTATACAAAAAATAAATATTGATATAGCTAAAGCATGTGCTAAGGCTACCGGAGCTTTCCCGGTTGGATTAGCCGCAAGAGAGATTGTAAGAGATAAACAACAGGTTTTTGATAATCCTTTTATCAATTTAATCAACACCATTGAAAAAAATTACAATCAAAACGAAGCCCCTGTAAACAGTTCTGTACTCAAAGACAAGTCGTATCTAAGTGAACTACTTACTCATTTACAGAATGAGGATAAATACACCACATTAAATGTTGATGGCGGACTTATGAATAATGAACCTTTTGAAATAATCAGGGATGTACTTTTAAGAAAAACAGGTGAGAACAAACCAGATAATAATGATTACGACAAATGTAGAAGCAGTATTTTAATGATCGATCCATTTCCATGTGAACCTCCTGCCACAGATTTTAATAATAGCAGTGGATTAACCAATATCGTTACTAAGACATTCGGGGCTATGCGGGGTCAATTATTATTTAAACCTGAAGATATTGAGAAGGCACTTGATCCTAAAAACATCAGTCGCTTTCTGATAGTACCTGAACGAAATGAGGATGGACAAAATATAGCAGGAAGTATGGCGATTGCCTGCGGCTCGTTTGGAGGCTTTGGAGGATTCTTTGATAAATCATTCCGAGTTCATGATTATTTCCTGGGCCGCCGTAATTGTCAGTATTTTCTTCAGGAATGGTTTACTATTCCAGCTGATACCACCAACCCAATTTTTACTCAAAATTATAGTCCTACAGCAATTGAACGTTTTAAAGCTAAAAATGGACATTTGCCAATAATTCCGGATACCAACCGAAAAATTGATGGAACTGAAGAGAAACCATTATATTGGCCAAAGATTGAAGAAAGCAAAGTAAGGAGTTGGGAAAAACTATTTAAAGAACGTCTTAAAGAAGTGTTGTTTAAATTAGCTGACCTGAGAAACCTGGATAAGTTCCTATTAAAGGTCGGTTACGGAATATTAATCGGACGAAAACTAACTGATGCGATTATGAAAATGATCATTAACGACTTGAGAAACCATAATTTAATTAAATAA
- a CDS encoding VOC family protein, translating into MKRVTGIGGIFFKCDNPEKQKEWYQKHLGINSGDFGGTFEWRLKEDPDHVAYTAWSLFKSDTRYFSPSEKPFMLNYRVENLVELLDALKKEGVQVFDKIEEFEFGKFGWIMDPEGNKIELWEPNDENYFNESK; encoded by the coding sequence ATGAAACGAGTTACCGGTATAGGCGGCATTTTTTTCAAATGTGACAATCCTGAAAAGCAAAAAGAATGGTATCAAAAACATTTAGGTATTAACTCCGGAGATTTTGGTGGCACTTTTGAATGGCGATTAAAAGAAGACCCAGATCATGTAGCTTATACAGCATGGAGTCTTTTCAAATCTGATACTCGTTATTTCTCTCCAAGCGAAAAACCTTTCATGCTTAATTACAGGGTAGAAAACCTTGTGGAACTATTAGACGCACTAAAAAAAGAAGGAGTGCAGGTATTTGATAAAATTGAGGAATTTGAATTTGGGAAATTTGGCTGGATAATGGACCCGGAAGGCAACAAAATTGAACTTTGGGAGCCAAATGACGAAAATTATTTCAACGAATCGAAATAA
- a CDS encoding NAD(P)-dependent oxidoreductase, which produces MKIIVFGATGRTGRKIVKQALERNYHVTGFARNPYNIHFQHPLLEIFMGDVLDAEKVKEAMQGHDVVLSALGIPDSQQRFQAYQNIISAMNAYEMKRIIAIGGMGVLMADEHTRVAHTPEFPEQYKEVSEAHFKVYEELKKSGLDFTFVCPPNIIENEKTGLYIVKTDHHPGKNSISTGDLADFMLNVINDETFFRTRIGICNS; this is translated from the coding sequence ATGAAGATCATTGTTTTCGGCGCCACCGGGCGCACCGGCCGTAAAATAGTTAAACAAGCTTTAGAGCGGAATTACCATGTAACAGGTTTTGCGCGCAATCCATACAATATCCATTTTCAACACCCTCTTTTAGAAATATTTATGGGTGATGTACTGGATGCAGAAAAAGTGAAGGAAGCCATGCAAGGTCATGATGTGGTTCTTTCAGCCTTAGGCATTCCAGATTCCCAACAACGCTTCCAAGCCTATCAAAACATTATTTCGGCAATGAATGCCTATGAAATGAAACGCATTATTGCAATTGGCGGAATGGGCGTTTTGATGGCTGATGAACATACTCGCGTTGCGCACACGCCTGAATTTCCGGAGCAGTACAAAGAAGTATCAGAGGCTCATTTCAAAGTTTATGAGGAATTAAAAAAAAGCGGCCTTGATTTCACGTTTGTTTGTCCACCTAATATTATCGAAAACGAAAAAACAGGATTGTATATAGTAAAAACTGACCATCACCCCGGAAAAAATTCGATCTCAACCGGAGATTTAGCCGACTTCATGCTAAATGTAATTAATGACGAGACCTTCTTTCGCACCCGAATTGGGATTTGCAACAGTTAA
- a CDS encoding DUF1697 domain-containing protein: protein MKTYIAILRGVNVSGHNKINMKELKSLLEEHGYENVTTYIQSGNIVFTIAKDVRQLEKNLEKLMTDKFQLTIPVIVRTADQLKSIIKENPFLKETNLEESKLYFTLLAEPPSTENIKKIIEYNYEPDKFEVTKSVVYVFCPNGYGVTKLSNNFFENKLKVNATTRNLNTLNKLIELAEKL from the coding sequence GTGAAAACCTATATTGCAATATTAAGAGGCGTTAACGTAAGCGGGCATAATAAGATCAACATGAAAGAGTTGAAGTCTTTATTAGAAGAACACGGCTATGAAAATGTAACCACCTATATCCAAAGTGGGAATATTGTATTTACTATCGCTAAAGACGTACGACAGCTAGAAAAGAATCTTGAAAAGTTGATGACCGATAAATTTCAACTGACAATTCCTGTCATCGTCAGAACGGCTGATCAGCTAAAATCCATCATTAAAGAAAATCCTTTTTTAAAAGAAACTAATCTAGAAGAATCTAAGCTATATTTTACGCTTTTAGCAGAACCTCCTTCTACAGAAAATATTAAAAAAATAATCGAATACAATTACGAGCCCGACAAATTTGAGGTTACTAAATCGGTTGTTTATGTTTTCTGTCCCAATGGTTATGGAGTTACCAAACTAAGTAATAATTTCTTTGAGAATAAATTAAAAGTGAATGCGACCACACGAAATTTAAACACCCTGAATAAACTTATTGAGCTGGCCGAAAAACTATAA